A stretch of Microbacterium sp. 4R-513 DNA encodes these proteins:
- the uvrC gene encoding excinuclease ABC subunit UvrC — translation MGATTRTPTVAYKPRPGEIPTNPGVYRFRDADGRVLYVGKAKNLRARLSNYFAPLHTLHERTRRMVTTAASVEWTVVATDVDSLQLEYQWIKEFDPPFNVRYKDDKSYPFMAITLADEAPRVIVTRNRRIKGAKYFGPYPKVWAVHDTIDLMIKVFPIRTCSDSSYKKAMSTGRPCFPGQIGRCGGPCSMKVTIEEHRAIVEDFVAFMSGGDQRFTRELTARMREASAAMDYESAAVYRDKLQAIDAVLNKSALVLSPDTDADLFGIAEDELAANVQHFVIRGGRVRGVRATTIEKELDITGADLVDQVLQRTYGGAAEADIPKQVLVPALPEDAADLEEWLRERRGRNVSIQVAQRGRKAELMRTATLNAQQALMLHKTRRTSDYVARTQALTDLQEALDLAEAPLRIECFDVSHLGGTNVVASMVVFEDGLPRKDQYRSFKVDETTDDTDSLYQVLTRRLAYVDRGDDLSTDRGIGPGAETAIASTTDAAATALSADEDFVTERRRPRFAYRPQLLVVDGGKPQVEAAARALRDAGHEEIALCGIAKRLEEVWLPGEDYPVILPRTSEALYLLQRLRDEAHRFAITHQRKRRRRDIQSVLAEIPGLGEARIRALLRHFGSVAALKRATTEQIEELPGVGPKLAASIHSHLADS, via the coding sequence ATGGGCGCCACCACCCGCACTCCGACCGTCGCGTACAAGCCGAGGCCCGGGGAGATCCCGACCAATCCCGGGGTCTACCGGTTCCGCGACGCCGACGGCCGGGTTCTCTACGTCGGCAAGGCGAAGAACCTCCGGGCCCGGCTGTCGAACTACTTCGCCCCGCTGCACACCCTCCACGAGCGGACGCGGCGGATGGTGACGACCGCGGCATCCGTCGAATGGACCGTCGTCGCGACCGATGTCGACTCGCTGCAGCTCGAGTACCAGTGGATCAAGGAGTTCGACCCGCCCTTCAACGTCCGCTACAAGGACGACAAGTCCTACCCCTTCATGGCGATCACGCTCGCCGACGAGGCGCCCCGGGTCATCGTGACGCGCAACCGCCGCATCAAGGGTGCGAAGTACTTCGGCCCGTATCCGAAGGTCTGGGCTGTCCACGACACGATCGATCTGATGATCAAGGTCTTCCCGATCCGGACGTGCAGCGACTCGTCGTACAAGAAGGCCATGTCGACCGGACGTCCGTGCTTCCCGGGACAGATCGGCCGCTGCGGCGGTCCGTGCTCGATGAAGGTCACGATCGAGGAGCATCGCGCGATCGTCGAGGACTTCGTCGCGTTCATGTCGGGCGGCGATCAGCGCTTCACGCGGGAGCTCACCGCGCGGATGCGCGAGGCATCCGCCGCCATGGACTACGAGTCCGCCGCCGTCTACCGCGACAAGCTCCAGGCGATCGACGCGGTGCTGAACAAGAGCGCCCTCGTGCTCTCGCCCGACACCGACGCCGACCTGTTCGGCATCGCCGAGGACGAGCTGGCGGCGAACGTCCAGCACTTCGTGATCCGCGGCGGGCGCGTGCGCGGCGTGCGCGCCACGACGATCGAGAAGGAGCTCGACATCACGGGCGCCGATCTGGTCGACCAGGTGCTGCAGCGCACCTACGGGGGAGCCGCGGAGGCCGACATCCCGAAGCAGGTGCTCGTGCCGGCGCTGCCAGAGGACGCGGCCGATCTCGAAGAGTGGCTGCGCGAGCGCCGCGGCCGCAACGTGTCGATCCAGGTCGCACAGCGCGGGCGCAAGGCCGAGCTCATGAGGACGGCCACCCTCAACGCGCAGCAGGCGCTCATGCTCCACAAGACCCGTCGCACGAGCGACTACGTCGCCCGCACGCAGGCTCTCACCGACCTGCAGGAGGCGCTCGATCTGGCGGAGGCGCCGCTGCGCATCGAGTGCTTCGACGTCTCGCACCTCGGCGGCACCAACGTGGTCGCCTCGATGGTCGTCTTCGAGGACGGCCTGCCGCGCAAGGACCAGTACCGCTCCTTCAAGGTCGATGAGACGACCGACGACACCGACTCGCTCTACCAGGTGCTCACACGGCGCCTCGCCTACGTCGATCGCGGAGACGACCTCTCGACCGACCGCGGGATCGGTCCGGGCGCCGAGACGGCGATCGCGTCGACGACGGATGCCGCGGCCACGGCCCTCAGCGCCGACGAGGACTTCGTGACCGAGCGCCGCCGTCCGCGCTTCGCGTATCGCCCGCAGCTCCTCGTCGTGGACGGCGGCAAGCCGCAGGTCGAGGCCGCAGCCCGCGCGCTGCGCGACGCGGGGCACGAGGAGATCGCCCTGTGCGGCATCGCGAAGCGCCTCGAGGAGGTCTGGCTGCCGGGGGAGGACTACCCCGTCATCCTCCCGCGCACGAGCGAGGCGCTGTATCTGCTCCAGCGACTCCGCGACGAGGCGCACCGGTTCGCCATCACGCACCAGCGCAAGCGCCGGCGGCGCGACATCCAGAGCGTGCTCGCCGAGATCCCCGGGCTCGGCGAGGCCCGCATCCGGGCGCTGCTCCGCCACTTCGGCTCGGTCGCGGCGCTGAAGCGCGCCACGACCGAGCAGATCGAAGAGCTTCCGGGCGTCGGTCCCAAGCTCGCGGCATCCATCCACTCCCATCTCGCGGACTCGTGA